TCCTTCTTTGATTTTTTTATATTATGTATATAGGTATTAGGTTTTAAAGGCATGTAATATATATTGAACAATCTTTATCGgcgaatttttttcatttttttttcaaatttaaacGTCTTTTGGAAAATTTCTCGCTTCACCATGGGTAATCACTTTGCCATCTCCATACTCGCCAAACAATTGACTCTGATATCAGTTGTTGGGCTAAACGGCTCAAAGATACTCTTAACATGGTGCGATAATGCACGTTTTATGTCAAGCCTGCACAATTTTCCCAAAAAATCTCATGGCCATTAAGAATATCTAACTCCTTATaagtaatttatttttcttttttactttccACGGGGAACTTTATTAACACGCACTCAACAAATAAATTACCTTGGCTAAAAGATGAGCTACTAAGTTTCTCTCGAATATATGCCACACAACCGGATTCCCAACTTGTGCATATATTAAGCACCTGCAGTGATATATAATAAAATTGTAAGTTGAAGAAATATTTTCAAGAAAGTGCATTATCTCTGTTGAATCAGCGTCGATCTCCACGAGAATGAGGTTACGTTCATACGCCACTTGCAATCCAGATCTCAGTGCCAATAATTCTGCATGAGTGTGACTGAACTTGATTGCAACCATAAAATCCAAACACCGGCCATTCACCTTTTGAATTTCTAACAACTCTTTCAAATCCACTTCTAAAGAAGCACCATCTGTATTTATATTTTAATGTTTTactcctccgtttcaatttatgtgaacttatttgactggacacaaagtttaagaaaaaataaaaacttttggaatttgtggttctaaacaagtcaaaaaggggctcattgtatttgtgtggttataaaaacttcttattaaaggtagaattgtaagtttaagctaaatttttaccaaatttaaaaaaaatcattctTTTTTAAACGGAAGAAAATAGATTCACATGGAACAAAGTCATTAAAGTAGGGGGCTATTTGATCATCTATTTTCATTCATACAAAGAGTTTGACTAGTTTGGAATTTACTGGGTTTTATTGTGTTTACGCGTAAGATACCTTCCTTTGTTTCAAACCCTACTTGAAAAACAATGGGAAATCCCTATTTCCTCGTCTATAAAGATATGCCTAGACAACTTTTCATATATAACTGACAGATACTTTTAATCTTACATACTCCTCTTTCGCATTTGCTTTTCTTATTCTCTATTGTTCCTGGTGTTTGATCCTCTTGCATTCCTTGTTCTTTAGAGATTCGAGATTCTTAATTTTTAATTAAGCAAGACTCGTCAGGAACTAAGTTATATATACAAATTAACAGATACACTGATTTTCTTACATTATTAGTTTTTTAATCTTGTTAAAACAAATTAGTTACCAATCAATCCTATTAGATTGAGTTACCCACAATCACCTTTAAATTTACTTGCAATTATCTGTTAAACCCTTTGACTTAGGGTCCTACATATTTCAGCGAGTCTTATTTCAAAAGAGTAAAACTCCATCTTCAAACATGTTGCTATCCCTCGTAAATGTGGAACAACCATATGATTTTGTTGATTCCTGTCGTCCACATTGTATTTCTCCATATTTTACATAAAGCTATTCATGACCTTAACTAATATTTAATTCTCCAGAGCTTAGTGCCCTCAATTTATAGCATGATTAGTATTACGTACTGCATTTAATTTAATTTGTACATGCGTATTACGACGTTTACTTACAGCAAGCGAAAAACAAATTTGTTTTTATTCCTTTACTTTGATGACATGATTCATTATCACTTGCTTTACCCTCGTTTACTTCGCTACTACATTCTACTAAATAAAATCTTCAATCGGGCCACCTTACTGAAGAAATAAGCAAACAACGAGAGAATAAAAACAAGCTTTAATTTATATCTGAGGTTTTAAAATTACTGTTTACATGCATGGCTGCTGTGTTGGTATAAATAATAATACACTGCCCTGCCTCGATTATTTGGACTCCTCTTCACAGTAGTATAACACATAAACCTTTTCCTAAACACACACAACTTTGTAAAGATTAAACCTATACGACTCCTAACTGCCAACTTCATTATTTTACAATTAAGGAGTTGGACTCTAGTTGAGTGAGTGTGATACACACTTACTTTCACTTACTCTTGTAGTGTTTGTAGATTCATAGAGTGTTTGTAGGTCTGTTGTAATATTCATATATGGGGCACTTGTAAATTAATTCATGTTGTCATAAACATATTCATCCTTGCAGGGAAttaatgcatatatatatatatacatatatatatatatatatatatatatatatataaaagggtTGGTGAAGTTGACCAATTCTTTTATTCTATACAGATACTTTTGTCTTAACATAGCCTTCTTTTGCATTTACTTTTCTTATTCTCTGTTTGTTCTCTGGTATTTAATCCTTTGGGAATCACTTGTGCAGTTCAGCTTTCTTTAGAGAATGTTAATTTTAATTAACCAAAGATTAGTCACAGAATATCTTGAAGATATATATATTTCAGAAGATTAACATAAGAGGAGAAGAAGGGAAAATAAAACATGAAAAAGCAAAATAAATGTTCTTTTTAACGTTGTTTATCAGGCAATAGACCTACAAGTGCTGGCTTTGTCCTCTCCCTTATGCCTTGCCAATGCACAAAGTTAAGAAATGTATACCAACCTTTCGTAAGAAGCAAAACCATTTAAACAAAGTATACATCCTCTgctcttttaatttatttatttatgctaGCTTTCTATATATGGTGACCAAATCATACACcaaaatgtcaaaataaaaatcgAACTGGATTTTTCTCTTCATTTTCTTCAGCTACAAACCCCTTTTTCTGCAGCATAGAAGCCATGGATCCTGTAACATACCAGTATTATCGACCAGCTTCAAGGATAACAATTTTTGCACACTTGTTTGGTCTTTTAGCTTTGATTCTTATGCTGGTTTGGTTGCTTCATTATCGTGAAGGCGTTAATCTTTTTTCATACTATCCAAATCAGATATTTAATGTATGTATATACCTTGTTATATTCAGTTAGTTAATCAATGTCAGATACTTTATTATTGTTAAATGTCACTGTTACTTTCTGCAGGTTCACCCACTTTTGATGTTCTTGGGGATGATTTTCTTGTCTGGCCAAGGTATACAATTATTATTCTCCATGTACCCCTCCCCTAATACATGAACAAAAAAGAAACAATAGAAATAGGTTTACTATTATGTACTTTTCAAAGTTGAATTTTACTGAACTCGTACGTAAAACACTAATTCCGCTGCAAATTTAGCGGTCAATAAAGTAGATGAGAACCTTAAATATACCATGGTACAAATCCAGCTAAAAAACACTAAGGTACAAAGAAGTTCAGGATACAAGTTCCCAACACGAAGTTACGTGTCCGAATAAACATTAAAAGTAAGGTTAATTGATCTTCGTATTTCGAAAAATTCACATAAACTCGAACGATAGTGAGTACGTAATAGAtataattatttttaacatgatgACATGTTTTGTATGAGCAGCACTGATGGCATACAAGACAGTGAGAGCAGATAGGAAAGTGCAGAAAGCGGCACATTTGTTACTACATTTAGCTGCAATTTGTCTTGGGATCGTTGGGATACATGCTGCTTTCAAGTACCATGATAGAAGGAATTTAAGACACATGTATAGCTTCCACTCCTGGATAGGCATTGCC
The Nicotiana sylvestris chromosome 11, ASM39365v2, whole genome shotgun sequence DNA segment above includes these coding regions:
- the LOC104230159 gene encoding probable transmembrane ascorbate ferrireductase 3, encoding MDPVTYQYYRPASRITIFAHLFGLLALILMLVWLLHYREGVNLFSYYPNQIFNVHPLLMFLGMIFLSGQALMAYKTVRADRKVQKAAHLLLHLAAICLGIVGIHAAFKYHDRRNLRHMYSFHSWIGIAIICLYILQWLVGLCMYMLPYTRKETRAMNLPWHISGGRAIFYMTIVAALTGLMQKITLMQLQLFSGESLLINFLAIFILLFGISVDISVALARYA